TGCCCTTTGTGGCCCATCCGGGCAAAGAGGCCGCAAGACAGCTCATCAAGCAGTTGGACGGCAAGTTTCCGTCCATGAGCTACACCTTCTATGAGACCAGAATGCTCTCCGTCTACGAGGGGAAGGAAACCGTCACGCTCTACTCCGACGTGCTGCTCCTCAATGAGGACCCGCTGTATTTCTTTCTCTTCCTGAAGGACAAGTCCGGCTTTGTGGTGGATAAGAGCACTATCCGGCCCAGGGAGGAGAAGGACTTCCGCGAGGCGCTGTCCAGGGCCTGCGGCCTGGAGTGGAAGAAGTCCAAGGGCATCCTTTCCCTCACGCTGCCTGACCTGATGGGAAGGAAAAAATGATCTGAATGAAAAGAGGGAGTCCATACCGGCAGGTATGGACTCCCTCTTTTTCGCGGCTCAGGCCGTGACGATCATGGCCAGAAACACAAGGTCGCTCTGGGATCGGTTTTCAATGCTGTGCCCCTGCCCGTTGCCGGTGGACATCACCTGCCCCGGGCGCATGATCAGCTCCGTGCCGTTGTCGCTGACCACACCTTCCCCCTGGAGGATGTAGTAGAATTCCGTTTCCTGCTCATGGGTGTGGTATCCGATGCTGCATCCCGGGCGCAGCGTACAGGTGGAAAACAGACGGACGTGCCCGTAGGTCTCGTCGATGGAGGCCAGGTCTGAAAATTCGATGACGCCCCGGCCGCCCTGGACGCCCTCCTTTTCACGGCGGGGAAGCTCTTTTTTTACCATAGTGAAACTCCTTTCCATGATCCGGCCTGGGTGGCGCCGCCTTGCGGCGTCCGGACGGATGTGCTACAATACCAACATAGATTCTCTCCCTATTTTACCAAATGCGGGAGAAATGTCCATAGAAATTGAGAATCGCGCATGGAGGCCGATATGAAACGATACATTGCCTGGTTTATCAGCGCCGCGCTGCTCTGCCCGCTTCTTGCGGGCTGTGGGCAGGGGGGAGCATCCTCCGGCGGCGCGTCCGGTTCCGGAGCGGAGCGGGAGGAGCCACTGCAAATCAAAGAACTGCGGGTTGAACTGTGTTCCGGTGCCGGCGCCGATGCGCTGCTGGAGGCGGCCGCCTCTTTGCCGGAGCTGCTGAAGGCCGCCCTGAAGGAGAGCGGCGCGGAGGCGGAGCGGGTCAGAGTCACCATCGGCACCTCCGCCAGCGCCACCGGCGCGGCCCTGAAGGAGGGCGGCGTGGACGCGGCGATGATGGGAGCCGCCGACTGTGTGCTTTGGGCCGGTGCGTCCCGGCCCATTCTGGGGGCGCCGGCAGAGGGCGGAAGAACGGAGCTTTGCACCGCGCCCTCAGATTATGGACGGGCCCTGGCGGACCGTGCGGAGGAGACGGAGCGGTTAGGCTGGTCCGAGCTGACCCACGCCGTCTGGGGGCTTCTTGAGACGGATTCGCTGTACGGCCGTCGTCTGCCCAATCTGTGGCTGGCGGACACCTACGAGGGCGGCACAGTGGACGATCTGGAGCAGGTGAAGACCTACCGGAGCTATGAGGAGCTGCTGCGTGGGGCGGCGGAAGAGGAAGTGGACGTCATTGCCCTGCCGGAGGGCTTCCGGGAGGGATATGCCAAGCTCTGGACCATGGAGGCAACTCGTACGGGCGAAAGCGGCGCCCACGGCTTTGGCCGGACAGACTCTATCAAGGAGGAGCTCAGGCCCTTTGCCCTGACGGAGCGGATCCCCACCGGCGTGATCGCCGTCTCGCCGGCCGCAGCGGAGGACGAGCGGCTGACCGACGCCATCCGGGAGGCGTTTCTTGCCCTGGCCCGGACCGGGGAGGGCGGAGCTCTCCTAAAAACAGTGGGTGGATATGATTCCTATGGGCCGGTTGCGCCGGAGGAGATAGACGCCCTGCGCCGGATGCTGACCACAGAGGGGGAGACATGGGAATAGCCGCCCTTGCCCTGGCCGCGGCGGGACTGGCGGCCTTTGGCTGGGCCCTCTTTCGAAAGGCCGTGATCCGCCGGGAGGATGTCCGCGATCCGGCGGAGACGCTGTGCCGCCGCGCCCGGCGCTGCGGCGTTGATCCAATGCCCATGCTGCAAGCGGCGCGGTGGCTTCAGAGCCAAAGCGTCCGGACCGTGGCCATGGAGGGCTTCGACGGGCTGACGCTGACGGCGGACTGCCTGATGGCGGAGGGGCCGTCCCGGGGATGGGTGCTGCTGTTCCACGGCTACCGATCCGGACCAATTCAGGACTTCTGCATGATCGCGCCGGAGCTCCACCGCATGGGCTACGACCTGCTGCTGGTGGATCAGCGCTCCCACGGGAGAAGCCAGGGGAGGTATATCGGCTTCGGCACGCTGGAGCAGCGGGACTGCCGGGACTGGATCGACTGGGTCAACCGCTGTTTTGGGGCGGAACAGCCCATCTATCTGTACGGCGTCTCCATGGGGGCTACCACCGTACTGATGGCCGCGGGGGCGGAACTGCCAGGGAATGTGAAGGGCGTGGTGGCGGACTGTGGCTTCACCTCCGCCGGGGAGATCCTCCGCCATGAGCTGAAGACGCTGATGCACCTGCCGGCCTTTCCCATGCTGTGGGTGGTGAACGGAATCAACCGCCTCTTGGCGGGCTGGAGTTTTTTTGAGCGCTCCACCCTGGAGGCCATGAAGACTATCCGGGTTCCGGTGCTTTTTGTCCACGGCGGCAGGGATCACTTCGTGCCAAGAGACATGACGCGCAGAAATTTCGAGGCCTGCCGCAGCGAAAAGCGGCTGCTTTTCGTGGAGGGCGCGGACCACGGCATGAGCTTTGCCGTGGACCCGGAGGGCTATTCAAGGGAACTTGCCCGTTTTATGAAGAATTGTGAATAAAAAGGACGTATCCTATACAGCAGGATACGTCCTTTTGTAAAACGCAATAGGTCCGGATCAGAGCAGGATGTCCAGAGCTCCCTGGATGTTCATAATCTCCACCGTGGGTTCGCTGGGGGCGTACTCCCCGTCTAACGACCAGGAGAGCTCTTCCTCCGTCACCACGCGGACGTTGGACACATGGCGGAAAACAAGGCCGCCCTGCTCATACTGCTGGGACAAAAGGGCCAGCAGCAGATTTTGCAGCTCGATGGGATTTTTGGGGCTGGGCACCAGCAGAAGCTCAAATTTGCCGTCGTCCAGGACCACGTTCTCCGGGTCCAGCCGCATCAGGCCGCCGATGGAGGTGGAGTTGCAGACCGCGCCGAAAAGATACTCCCCGTCAAAGACCTCTCCGTCCGCGTCAATGCGGACCCGATAGGGCCGCAGCGTGTTGAGGTCCTTCATCCCCTCCAGGATATAGGCAAAATGGCCCAGGGCGTTTTTGGCGCTCTGAGAGGCGGAGTAGGAGCTTTTG
This window of the Dysosmobacter acutus genome carries:
- a CDS encoding alpha/beta hydrolase — its product is MGIAALALAAAGLAAFGWALFRKAVIRREDVRDPAETLCRRARRCGVDPMPMLQAARWLQSQSVRTVAMEGFDGLTLTADCLMAEGPSRGWVLLFHGYRSGPIQDFCMIAPELHRMGYDLLLVDQRSHGRSQGRYIGFGTLEQRDCRDWIDWVNRCFGAEQPIYLYGVSMGATTVLMAAGAELPGNVKGVVADCGFTSAGEILRHELKTLMHLPAFPMLWVVNGINRLLAGWSFFERSTLEAMKTIRVPVLFVHGGRDHFVPRDMTRRNFEACRSEKRLLFVEGADHGMSFAVDPEGYSRELARFMKNCE
- a CDS encoding PhnD/SsuA/transferrin family substrate-binding protein, which encodes MKRYIAWFISAALLCPLLAGCGQGGASSGGASGSGAEREEPLQIKELRVELCSGAGADALLEAAASLPELLKAALKESGAEAERVRVTIGTSASATGAALKEGGVDAAMMGAADCVLWAGASRPILGAPAEGGRTELCTAPSDYGRALADRAEETERLGWSELTHAVWGLLETDSLYGRRLPNLWLADTYEGGTVDDLEQVKTYRSYEELLRGAAEEEVDVIALPEGFREGYAKLWTMEATRTGESGAHGFGRTDSIKEELRPFALTERIPTGVIAVSPAAAEDERLTDAIREAFLALARTGEGGALLKTVGGYDSYGPVAPEEIDALRRMLTTEGETWE
- a CDS encoding cupin domain-containing protein, giving the protein MVKKELPRREKEGVQGGRGVIEFSDLASIDETYGHVRLFSTCTLRPGCSIGYHTHEQETEFYYILQGEGVVSDNGTELIMRPGQVMSTGNGQGHSIENRSQSDLVFLAMIVTA
- a CDS encoding YcxB family protein, whose amino-acid sequence is MKTYTASIQNTEDSIQRLMKQHYLAFNKKVLAIQIVLCVGGLTIGMMSTYHIVLRMAFLFLGCWVLPFVAHPGKEAARQLIKQLDGKFPSMSYTFYETRMLSVYEGKETVTLYSDVLLLNEDPLYFFLFLKDKSGFVVDKSTIRPREEKDFREALSRACGLEWKKSKGILSLTLPDLMGRKK
- a CDS encoding diacylglycerol/lipid kinase family protein — translated: MVKKLLFIVNPRAGRTKSRAPLFDAVSLFSDADFLVCVRCTAARGDATRFAAEEGAGYDVVVCSGGDGTLNETMMGLMQLDREKRPLLGYLPQGSTNDFASSLNISGNPVTAARAIVRGNSRVLDVGKFQDRCFVYVASFGAFTKSSYSASQSAKNALGHFAYILEGMKDLNTLRPYRVRIDADGEVFDGEYLFGAVCNSTSIGGLMRLDPENVVLDDGKFELLLVPSPKNPIELQNLLLALLSQQYEQGGLVFRHVSNVRVVTEEELSWSLDGEYAPSEPTVEIMNIQGALDILL